CTTGTAAAATTCGCTTCGCTACTCCAAGTAGTTTCGACTTCTAAACACACGGAACACATTTCCAACACATTTATTACAAGTACACGATGTTAACTGTGAAGGATGGTCTTTATGGTGAGAAGTGCTCATCGGACATGGACGTTCTTATGAATACAATTAAGCTCGTCTTTGCAACAACTTCTAGGGTAACTGGCTGGCTTAGATCTTTGCTTTAAGCATTTTGGGGTCAAGCAGAGTTTTTAGCTTCATCGCCTTTGCTATGTTTCCCTTCAGCTTCATTTTCCCTTGCATGAATGCCTGCAAAAAGTCAGCACTGCTATTTACCTAGAACCACTCAAAGAAGGGCACTAACTTGGTCCGGCTTTAGCTTCCCGGCCGCAATACTCATGAAGTCGCTGTCTTTAATGTTTATTTCGATCTCCACCGGTTTCTCCTCCTGACCAACGTAGGGTGGATTACTCTGAAAACTTCGACTTGTTCCTCCGAATTCAGACGCAGCACAATGTGCCAACGGGAGAGAGCGCGCACCTTTGCATCTATAGTCCACTTTTTCACAGATCCATCGGCTGCGGCTACATTGATCCGGAATGAAGTGCCAACTTTTTTCACAAGgtctttttcctaaaaaaaagtgacgttCAATTAAGATTATTTCTCATTAGCAAAGAAGCGTTTTTGGCGTTTTTAAAAATCTGGTCTTTAAGATGGAAGTAACAGCCGAGTAGGGAACAAATTAGTGTATTCCCATGCTTAATGTTTgtcaaatcaaaataaatacaaaagaacGTTCCTTCCGTATCAAACTCCAGACGAAATTCTACATCCGTGAAGGAGAATTCTTCGCAGGAAAGCCGCACATGAAAGAAAGCCTTTTTATTCAGAAACCACTGAAACAGACACCAAAAAACCACACAAGGATTAAAGAAGAGTGCTGCGGAAAGTACATTACAAAAGGAACAAGAAATACAATAAACTACCACAAATTGCTCCCTATTGAAGTagagaaaaaggataaagttaaaggataaagtttctggcgttaatcaatccgcttgtgatgcgcccgcacgttcacttcaattcagaatcgtttgacgtttacgaacgtgtaactggccgaTGCAATTATTTGCGGTGgctgtgtcaagtcagtgcttttaaattggcaccagacaagtctggtgccaatttatcgaccccggagggatgaaaagcttggtgagcactggggcggattcgaacctcagaCTGATCGTGCaggtagcggaacctctagtccctacactacactcgccctcTTAAGTAGAGagtattcaagtgaaacatCGTTAAATCTAAGAGCATGTATATACAGTGACAGGAAGACCAACCGAACATAAATGGAAGGTCATCATTCCTAATTGATGCAGAAAGAGTGAATAAGTTTTTAATCGGGATGGAAATGGTTTGCGATCAATCCCACACATTTCTTGCCACCGTAAAACTTCTTATGCGACACTACCAATGAATAATCGCTATTGGATCCAGGATGTAAGTGACAGTTCCCACTTTTACGACAGCTGCATGAGTCTTGGAATTCTCATGAACACCTATGATTGGTATACCGCGCCCTTCAATCCTGGAACATCCTACAGCAATCCTAGAACCAGAATTTTGCTCCGGTGAAcctaacttatttttttagggAAGAAACATTGTCCACAActgcttctgtttttttttctctaccaaAAAAGATTCTAGATTCTAGATTTTTGAACGAGTATCGAAAGTATATAAGTATAGTATCGCagtattattcttttattcttgtttttgtacGTAACATGGCGTTGTAAGAGACCGGTGCATCCTTCGCTTCATCACCGTGCAACTTTATcgcttaaaaaaatctttcttatGTGGAATCtaaaaagaagtgaacaaaGTGACAAGCAAAACTGAGAACAACTTTTTGTAGAtcggaaaattgaaaatgatacGCAGAAGGTTGTAAAGAATTCATGTATAAGTTCTCAACCTGTTTTTGAGAATTCGATTGGTAAAATAAATGGAAGTAAGAACGGAAGAGAAGTTCGCAAGGGTTTTTCAGAAAGCAAGTAAAAGTTAGAcctttctcgaagaaaaaggtAAGATTTTCTCCAACTCCTGGAAATCGGCCGACACTTGGTGTTTTATACCTAATGTAAAAGCGTTAAGAACTAGCTCGTACTTCACCTTTAATTTCACTTAATGATTTGCCGTATTTCATGTTGTCCTTTCCAGTCTCATCGATGACAATAGTGGCAAGCTAGGAAGCTTCAGACAGAGgggagataaaaaaaaatgagcagcGAGGAGTTCTCAAGCTCTCTCTGCTCGGTTTCAAGTATTTCCAACTCCAAAATCTCTTTTTGGTTTCaattatcagttttttttttcgagggtTCCTCCCTTCATACCTTCACTTGCACCATGCGTTGTATTTCTGAATAGAGGCTGCTAGTGATCTATGAGTTAAATGAAATCTAGGCTTCTTCAATTTCAGAACGACACAGTTTTGGTGCGCAgataagaagagaagaaatatttcaaatacaTCTACTGATACAAGCTGTCTCATTttctcatctcttttttttcaccagagaaaaatcgaaagatCGAAAGTCGAAAAATTGAGTTATACTGTGGGGAAAGGATTGCAGCATATTATAATCCGAATGACATTCTTTGCTGACATTAAATTTTTAGTCTTCTACGTATTGTTATGCCTAAAGCGGTGGTGAGagtgaaaaggtgaaaaggtGTTACCAAACTCCTAACTTTCTTATCAAAAAGCGGAGAGAACAAATGGTGCAACTTTAAATATCAGACATGTACCAGATGATATCCATCATTTCCTAGGCCAGTTTAAAGATATCTCTTTGCAGTAATAGGACAGTGATTCCGAGAGAAACTGTAAAGAGGCTTCCGTGGATTTTTCCGCGAATTCCTAAGAGAGATTATGTATCCTGTGCTCGACCAGACGCCAACATTCCTCGGCGAAGTCAAGCTCTAGCCGTTCATGGAGACACAGGTAACCACTGTACATGTTCTCCTAACTACAGAGAAATGAGAACGCAGGGAATCAACACACTCAGAAGAagatacttagatacttagatggcccgtcttcataGGACGTGCGGACCCCAGCGTCTCTtcctcgtttcgttccctcgccattgtcattcaagatgttctcaagtttcgtgagtgacgttaaAGAGGCCCTTGAACcatatccagctgagctctcagctggtccatccgtatAGCCAACACATCATTTCGTTGGCAGTCTcgctcgagggcgtttagcatctcttgggattcttttagtccatctgtcgtcgattcttctcataacgtgaccagcccatctatgttttgctttcgatacatattccgctgggtcgcgaagacgggacattcctcttaagtcggagctgcgaagaccggcaaggtgttgtgtgcgccggttaaacttcaggagacatctctcaagggctctgtgggtagtaagtagcttcctagacgtggcagcagtgtctgcccacgtctccacTGCGTAACaaagcgctggaagaactgtcgagttaAACAGATGGACACGAAGATCTTgatccgtcagttggtccgtagcttccctgacggctg
This is a stretch of genomic DNA from Necator americanus strain Aroian chromosome II, whole genome shotgun sequence. It encodes these proteins:
- a CDS encoding hypothetical protein (NECATOR_CHRII.G6209.T2), with the protein product MMTFHLCSEKDLVKKVGTSFRINVAAADGSVKKWTIDAKSNPPYVGQEEKPVEIEINIKDSDFMSIAAGKLKPDQAFMQGKMKLKGNIAKAMKLKTLLDPKMLKAKI
- a CDS encoding hypothetical protein (NECATOR_CHRII.G6209.T1), whose amino-acid sequence is MVQVKEKDLVKKVGTSFRINVAAADGSVKKWTIDAKSNPPYVGQEEKPVEIEINIKDSDFMSIAAGKLKPDQAFMQGKMKLKGNIAKAMKLKTLLDPKMLKAKI
- a CDS encoding hypothetical protein (NECATOR_CHRII.G6210.T1) is translated as MKNAYCEDGGVQLEGSQFVETSSYVYLGRSMSMENDLKEELNRRMRAAWATFTAVREATDQLTDQDLRVHLFNSTVLPALCYAVETWADTAATSRKLLTTHRALERCLLKFNRRTQHLAGLRSSDLRGMSRLRDPAEYVSKAKHRWAGHVMRRIDDRWTKRIPRDAKRPRARLPTK